In a genomic window of Nocardiopsis mwathae:
- the hisC gene encoding histidinol-phosphate transaminase, whose amino-acid sequence MVSERNSSYFRAVLSSIPAYVPGRKVVGPDGRSVKLSSNESPYGPLPSVLDAVAAAATEINRYPDTGATALTGALATRFGVPDDHVAVGAGSVGVLQQLLEATSEPGAEVVYAWRSFEAYPLLADLADATSVRVPLRDETHDLDALADAITDRTRMVLVCNPNNPTGTTVREAELRAFLDRVPDHVLVVLDEAYREYVRDPQVPDGLDLYRDRPNVAVLRTFSKAYGLAALRVGFLIGHPHVASAVRKTMVPFAVNHLAQAAALASLEAENELLERVERTVKERGRVRDALLADGWAVPPTEANFVWLRMGEATLDFAAACEAAGVAVRPFAGEGLRISIGTPEDDDAFLAAAQAYPTRNTG is encoded by the coding sequence ATGGTGTCGGAGCGGAATTCGTCGTATTTCCGGGCTGTACTTAGTTCCATCCCCGCCTACGTACCGGGCCGAAAAGTCGTCGGTCCCGACGGGCGGTCGGTGAAGCTCTCCTCCAACGAGAGCCCCTACGGTCCGCTGCCCTCGGTCCTCGACGCCGTGGCCGCGGCCGCCACCGAGATCAACCGCTATCCCGACACCGGGGCCACCGCCCTCACCGGTGCCCTGGCCACCCGGTTCGGCGTCCCCGACGACCACGTGGCCGTCGGCGCCGGCTCCGTGGGCGTGCTCCAGCAGCTCCTGGAGGCCACCTCCGAGCCCGGGGCCGAGGTCGTCTACGCCTGGCGCTCGTTCGAGGCCTACCCGCTGCTCGCCGACCTGGCCGACGCGACGTCGGTGCGCGTGCCCCTGCGCGACGAGACCCACGACCTCGACGCGCTCGCCGACGCCATCACCGACCGAACGCGCATGGTCCTCGTCTGCAACCCGAACAACCCCACCGGAACCACCGTGCGCGAGGCCGAACTGCGGGCGTTCCTGGACCGCGTCCCCGACCACGTCCTGGTGGTCCTGGACGAGGCCTACCGCGAATACGTCCGCGACCCCCAGGTCCCCGACGGCCTCGACCTGTACCGCGACCGCCCCAACGTCGCCGTGCTGCGCACCTTCTCCAAGGCCTACGGCCTGGCCGCGCTGCGCGTGGGCTTCCTCATCGGCCACCCGCACGTCGCGTCCGCCGTCCGCAAGACCATGGTGCCGTTCGCCGTCAACCACCTCGCCCAGGCCGCCGCGCTCGCCTCGCTGGAGGCCGAGAACGAGCTGCTGGAGCGCGTGGAGCGCACCGTGAAGGAGCGCGGCCGGGTGCGCGACGCCCTGCTCGCCGACGGCTGGGCGGTCCCGCCCACCGAGGCGAACTTCGTCTGGCTGCGGATGGGCGAGGCCACCCTCGACTTCGCCGCCGCGTGCGAGGCCGCCGGTGTGGCCGTGCGCCCGTTCGCCGGAGAGGGCCTGCGGATCAGCATCGGCACGCCGGAGGACGACGACGCCTTCCTGGCCGCCGCCCAGGCCTATCCGACCCGCAACACGGGCTGA